One window from the genome of Elaeis guineensis isolate ETL-2024a chromosome 5, EG11, whole genome shotgun sequence encodes:
- the LOC105045184 gene encoding LOW QUALITY PROTEIN: uncharacterized protein C57A7.06 (The sequence of the model RefSeq protein was modified relative to this genomic sequence to represent the inferred CDS: inserted 1 base in 1 codon) codes for MVEKKAKAKKKSNPFSPMLSLDKKKKVMGKKKGRKEGRKKGSGPRLPSSLRKEIDLLNPNPKSPEHESGSDGEEGDVREDVYEYEEPLPEEESKKNRRFDSVDNYEYELPEEFEDEDVPSDDEEDEGILSDKSDEEEEGDRHLRMLQGITGMPSEAFEGKGKKKAVLSDFQGDVGDGQISIHDLLDPLHDKPGYSKLRRRLDHLEKKQMPLQAPLPKVGREKLERKVAYEHSKKDVTKWEPLVKRNREAPTLYFDEDVNLGFSTVGAIASEFEPRTEFEKKMALLVHDPEVMEAHKKDGSRLLELNKISVEDVKDRQNRLAKMRSLLFHHEMKAKHIKKIKSKTYHRVLKKGKLKAASAEMQMDPEAAKDYAMKQEFKRAEERMTLKHKNNSKWARRILQRGLNVQDEGTRAAIAEQLHKHELLTRKVNSMKDTSSSDDSSDEDFEELSPRTDTEWASKLLNRAKEMTTKVMEEDEIPKSGVFALPFMERGLKKRQEAAYEEARLALQEYDKSLKQLEEDDEIESPGVAKVSGRKVFGAAKKQPQESNKRMSSDNVDSSDSEGDIEATEHEEVGLGVNSEPKEVRFGSSLHDESETGQDAVFKSFDDVIKNPGPKTTYEVAIFASNSWKKMTGENAVSSTTEQAKAVENPPMPAQDVKETDQNSDSDSDEEMVDGFLSSHAKTDYELPSQADLIHRAFAGDDVEAEFEKDKMEVLDEENPEPEKPVLVPGWGQWTRIQQKKGMPFWMIEEHNNAKRKREEALKKRKDANLKHVIISEXTDKKAEKLLTKNLPYPYTSKEVYEQSIRMPIGPDYNPAISVRALNRPAVVKRAGVIIKPIHFEEVDPHENPEEPKRVVQKSVPGPKANKRKSAGGNPRQKASSKKRN; via the exons ATGGTGGAGAAGAAGGCGAAGGCCAAGAAGAAGAGCAACCCCTTCTCTCCCATGCTATCTTtagataagaagaagaaggtcatggGCAAAAAGAAGGGcaggaaagaggggaggaagaaagGATCTGGTCCTCGCCTCCCTTCTTCCCTCCgcaaggagatcgatctcctaaaCCCTAATCCTAAGTCTCCCGAGCATGAGTCTGGATCCGATGGAGAAGAGGGAGATGTCAGGGAGGACGTATATGAGTACGAGGAGCCGCTTCCCGAAGAGGAATCGAAGAAGAACCGGCGGTTCGACTCTGTGGATAACTATGAGTATGAGCTCCCGGAAGAGTTCGAG GACGAGGACGTGCCTTCGGATGATGAGGAGGATGAGGGTATTCTGTCGGACAAGTCGGATGAAGAGGAGGAAGGCGATAGACATCTGAGGATGCTCCAGGGGATCACCGGCATGCCCAGCGAGGCATTTGAAG gtAAGGGAAAGAAGAAGGCGGTTTTATCGGACTTTCAAGGGGATGTGGGTGATGGGCAGATCAGCATCCACGATCTTTTGGACCCTCTTCATGACAAGCCTGGCTATAGCAAGCTTAGGAGGAGATTGGATCACCTGGAAAAGAAGCAGATGCCCCTTCAGGCTCCACTTCCGAAGGTGGGGAGGGAGAAGTTGGAGAGAAAGGTGGCCTACGAGCATTCGAAGAAGGACGTCACTAAGTGGGAGCCGTTGGTGAAGAGGAACAGAGAGGCCCCTACTCTGTATTTTGATGAGGATGTGAATTTGGGGTTCTCAACTGTTGGAGCTATTGCTTCTGAGTTTGAACCAAGGACAGAGTTTGAGAAGAAGATGGCTTTGCTGGTCCATGATCCAGAAGTTATGGAGGCCCATAAGAAAGATGGTTCAAGACTTCTCGAGCTAAACAAG ATCTCTGTTGAAGATGTGAAAGACCGCCAGAATCGTCTTGCTAAAATGCGTAGCCTTCTTTTCCATCATGAGATGAAGGCGAAGCATATTAAGAAAATTAAATCCAAGACATATCATCGTGTTTTGAAGAAAGGGAAACTAAAGGCAGCATCAGCTGAAATGCAGATGGATCCTGAAGCTGCTAAAGATTATGCTATGAAACAGGAATTCAAACGCGCAGAG GAACGGATGACTTTGAAGCACAAAAACAACTCGAAATGGGCAAGGCGTATCTTACAGCGTGGATTAAATGTACAAGATGAAGGCACTCGAGCTGCCATTGCTGAACAACTTCACAAACATGAACTTTTAACTAGAAAAGTGAATTCCATGAAAGACACTAGCAGCAGCGATGACAGTAGTGATGAAGATTTTGAAGAACTCTCACCTAGAACAGACACTGAATGGGCTTCCAAGCTTCTAAATAGAGCAAAAGAGATGACAACTAAAGTCATGGAAGAGGATGAGATACCAAAATCAGGAGTCTTTGCATTGCCTTTCATG GAACGTGGTCTGAAAAAGCGGCAGGAGGCAGCTTATGAAGAAGCTCGCCTTGCTCTTCAAGAGTATGATAAATCTCTGAAGCAGCTTGAGGAGGATGATGAGATAGAAAGCCCTGGGGTAGCAAAAGTTAGTGGTAGAAAGGTTTTTGGGGCTGCTAAAAAGCAGCCTCAAGAATCTAATAAGAGAATGAGTTCAGATAATGTTGATTCTAGTGACAGTGAAGGTGACATTGAGGCCACTGAACATGAGGAAGTTGGGCTTGGAGTAAATAGCGAGCCAAAGGAAGTACGGTTTggatcttctcttcatgatgAATCTGAAACAGGTCAGGATGCTGTATTTAAG AGTTTTGATGACGTTATCAAAAATCCTGGTCCAAAGACAACATATGAAGTTGCAATATTTGCTTCAAATTCATGGAAAAAG ATGACAGGTGAAAATGCAGTAAGTAGCACTACTGAACAAGCCAAGGCAGTTGAGAATCCTCCTATGCCCGCTCAGGATGTCAAG GAAACAGATCAGAACAGTGATTCAGATTCTGATGAGGAGATGGTGGACGGGTTTCTgtcatctcatgcaaaaactgatTATGAGCTTCCATCTCAAGCTGACCTTATACACCGTGCTTTTGCTGGTGATGATGTGGAGGCAGAGTTTGAGAAGGACAAAATGGAGGTACTTGATGAAGAGAACCCTGAACCTGAAAAACCAGTTCTGGTTCCCGGATGGGGACAATGGACTCGCATCCAACAGAAGAAAGGCATGCCTTTTTGGATGATAGAAGAACATAACAATGCCAAGCGGAAGAGGGAAGAAGCCCTAAAGAAGAGGAAGGATGCAAATCTCAAACATGTTATTATTTCAG AAACTGATAAGAAG GCAGAAAAACTTCTCACAAAGAATTTGCCCTATCCTTATACATCAAAAGAAGTCTACGAGCAGAGCATCCGTATGCCAATTGGTCCTGACTACAACCCAGCAATATCAGTTAGAGCACTTAATCGGCCTGCG GTTGTCAAGAGAGCTGGGGTCATCATTAAGCCAATCCACTTTGAGGAGGTGGACCCCCATGAGAATCCAGAGGAACCCAAACGGGTTGTACAGAAGTCAGTACCAGGGCCGAAGGCAAATAAAAGAAAATCTGCCGGTGGAAATCCTCGTCAAAAGGCTTCTTCCAAGAAGAGGAATTGA